A genomic segment from Pseudomonas sp. S09G 359 encodes:
- a CDS encoding sarcosine oxidase subunit alpha, which translates to MSQINRLSNGGRIDRNKVLTFSFNGQSYRGFEGDTLAAALLANGVDIIGRSFKYSRPRGIFAAGAEEPNAVLQIGATEATQIPNVRATQQALYQGLVATSTNGWPNVNNDVMGILGKVGGKLMPPGFYYKTFMYPQSFWMTYEKYIRKAAGLGRSPTENDPDTYDNFNRHCDVLVVGAGPAGLAAALAAARSGARVIIADEQEEFGGSLLDSRESLDGKPATEWVASVIAELKALPDVVLLPRATVNGYHDHNFLTIHERLTDHLGDRAPIGVVRQRIHRVRAKRVVLATGACERPLVYGNNDVPGNMLAGAVSTYVRRYGVAPGKKLVLSTNNDHAYRVALDWLDAGLAVVAVADVRHNPRGALVEEARAKGIRILTGSAVIEARGSKHVTAARVSAIDLKAHKVTSPGEWLDCDLVASSGGYSPVVHLASHLGGKPTWREDILGFVPGEAPQKRVCVGGINGVYGLGDSLADGFEGGVRAASEAGFAPVEGTLPKALSRLEEPTLAVYQVPHDKPTARAPKQFVDLQNDVTAAAIELATREGFESVEHVKRYTALGFGTDQGKLGNVNGLAIAARSLNVTIPQMGTTMFRPNYTPVTFGAVAGRHCGHIFEPVRYTALQAWHVKNGAEFEDVGQWKRPWYFPRNGEDLHAAVKRECLAVRDSVGLLDASTLGKIDIQGPDAREFLNRIYTNAWTKLDVGKARYGLMCKEDGMVFDDGVTACLADNHFLMTTTTGGAARVLQWLEIYQQTEWPDLKVYFTSVTDHWATMTLSGPNSRKLLSEVTDIDLDKDGFPFMTWKEGLVGGVPARVFRISFTGELSYEVNVQADYAMGVLEKIVEAGKQYNLTPYGTETMHVLRAEKGFIIVGQDTDGSMTPDDLNMGWCVGRTKPFSWIGWRGMNREDCVREERKQLVGLKPIDPTVWLPEGAQLVFDAKQSIPMKMVGHVTSSYAHNSLGYSFAMAVVKGGLKRIGERVFSPQADGSVIEAEIVSSVFFDPKGERQNI; encoded by the coding sequence ATGAGCCAGATCAATCGCCTGTCCAACGGTGGCCGCATCGACCGTAACAAGGTCCTGACCTTCAGCTTCAACGGCCAGAGCTACAGAGGCTTTGAAGGCGACACCCTGGCCGCAGCCCTGCTGGCCAACGGCGTCGACATCATCGGCCGCAGCTTCAAGTACTCGCGCCCACGCGGCATCTTTGCCGCCGGCGCCGAAGAGCCGAACGCGGTGCTGCAGATCGGCGCCACCGAAGCCACCCAGATTCCCAACGTGCGCGCCACCCAACAGGCGCTGTACCAGGGCTTGGTCGCCACCAGCACCAACGGCTGGCCGAACGTCAACAATGACGTGATGGGCATCCTTGGCAAGGTCGGCGGCAAGCTGATGCCGCCGGGTTTCTACTACAAAACCTTCATGTACCCGCAATCGTTCTGGATGACGTACGAGAAGTACATCCGTAAGGCCGCTGGCCTTGGCCGCTCGCCGACCGAGAACGACCCGGACACCTACGACAACTTCAACCGCCACTGCGACGTGTTGGTGGTGGGCGCAGGCCCTGCCGGCTTGGCCGCTGCACTGGCTGCTGCGCGCAGCGGTGCCCGCGTGATCATCGCCGACGAACAGGAAGAGTTCGGCGGCTCCTTGCTGGACTCGCGTGAGAGCCTCGACGGCAAGCCGGCCACCGAATGGGTTGCCAGCGTGATCGCCGAACTCAAGGCCCTGCCGGACGTGGTGCTGCTGCCCCGCGCCACCGTCAACGGCTACCACGACCATAACTTCCTGACCATTCACGAACGCCTCACCGACCACCTCGGTGACCGCGCGCCGATTGGGGTGGTGCGTCAGCGTATCCACCGTGTACGCGCCAAGCGTGTGGTGCTGGCCACCGGTGCGTGCGAGCGTCCGCTGGTGTACGGCAACAACGACGTGCCGGGCAATATGCTGGCCGGTGCCGTCTCCACCTACGTGCGCCGCTATGGAGTGGCTCCGGGTAAAAAACTGGTGCTGTCGACCAACAACGACCACGCCTACCGCGTTGCGCTGGACTGGCTCGACGCCGGCCTTGCAGTGGTTGCCGTGGCCGATGTGCGCCACAACCCACGCGGCGCGTTGGTGGAAGAAGCGCGCGCCAAAGGCATTCGCATCCTCACCGGCAGCGCCGTGATCGAAGCGCGTGGCAGCAAGCACGTGACCGCCGCCCGTGTGTCCGCGATTGATCTGAAAGCGCACAAAGTCACCAGCCCTGGCGAATGGCTCGACTGCGACCTGGTCGCCAGCTCCGGCGGCTATAGCCCCGTGGTTCACTTGGCCTCGCACCTGGGCGGCAAGCCGACCTGGCGTGAAGATATCCTCGGTTTTGTACCGGGTGAAGCCCCGCAAAAACGCGTGTGCGTCGGTGGCATCAATGGCGTCTACGGCCTCGGCGATTCCCTGGCGGATGGTTTTGAAGGCGGCGTGCGCGCTGCCAGCGAAGCCGGTTTCGCCCCGGTGGAAGGCACCCTGCCAAAAGCCTTGAGTCGTCTGGAAGAGCCGACCCTGGCCGTGTACCAGGTGCCCCACGATAAACCCACTGCACGGGCGCCGAAGCAATTCGTCGACCTGCAGAACGACGTGACCGCCGCCGCCATCGAACTGGCGACCCGCGAAGGTTTCGAGTCGGTCGAACACGTCAAACGCTACACCGCGCTGGGCTTCGGCACTGACCAGGGCAAGCTGGGTAACGTCAACGGCCTGGCCATTGCCGCGCGCTCGCTGAACGTGACTATTCCGCAGATGGGCACCACCATGTTCCGTCCCAACTACACGCCGGTCACCTTCGGCGCCGTTGCGGGGCGCCACTGTGGGCACATCTTCGAGCCGGTGCGCTACACCGCGCTGCAAGCCTGGCACGTGAAGAACGGCGCCGAGTTTGAAGACGTCGGCCAATGGAAACGCCCATGGTACTTCCCGCGTAACGGCGAAGACCTGCACGCCGCCGTCAAACGCGAATGCCTGGCCGTGCGCGACAGCGTCGGCCTGCTGGATGCATCCACCCTCGGCAAGATCGACATCCAGGGCCCGGATGCCCGTGAGTTCCTCAACCGCATCTACACCAACGCCTGGACCAAGCTCGACGTGGGCAAGGCGCGCTATGGCCTGATGTGCAAGGAAGACGGCATGGTCTTCGACGACGGCGTAACTGCCTGCCTCGCCGACAACCACTTCCTGATGACCACCACCACCGGCGGCGCGGCCCGCGTGCTGCAGTGGCTGGAAATCTACCAACAGACCGAATGGCCAGACCTCAAGGTGTACTTCACCTCGGTCACCGACCATTGGGCGACCATGACCCTGTCCGGCCCCAACAGCCGCAAGCTGTTGAGCGAAGTCACCGACATCGACCTGGACAAGGACGGCTTCCCGTTCATGACCTGGAAAGAAGGTTTGGTCGGCGGCGTGCCGGCACGGGTATTCCGTATTTCGTTTACCGGTGAGCTGTCGTACGAAGTCAACGTGCAGGCCGACTACGCCATGGGCGTGCTGGAAAAAATCGTCGAGGCCGGCAAGCAGTACAACCTGACCCCGTACGGCACCGAAACCATGCACGTACTGCGCGCTGAGAAGGGCTTCATCATTGTCGGCCAGGACACTGACGGCTCGATGACCCCGGACGACCTGAATATGGGCTGGTGTGTGGGCCGTACCAAGCCGTTCTCGTGGATCGGCTGGCGCGGGATGAACCGTGAAGACTGCGTGCGCGAAGAGCGCAAGCAACTGGTGGGCTTGAAGCCGATTGATCCGACTGTATGGCTGCCGGAAGGCGCGCAGCTGGTGTTCGACGCCAAG
- a CDS encoding low specificity L-threonine aldolase: MTDKSQQFASDNYSGICPEAWAAMEQANQGHQRAYGDDEWTHRAADGFRNLFETDCEVFFAFNGTAANSLALSSLCQSYHSVICSETAHVETDECGAPEFFSNGSKLLTARTENGKLTPESIREIALKRQDIHYPKPRVVTLTQATEVGSVYTPEEIRAISVTCKELGLNLHMDGARFSNACAFLGCSPADLTWKAGVDVLCFGGTKNGMAVGEAILFFNHKLAEDFDYRCKQAGQLASKMRFLSAPWVGLLENDAWLKHARHANSCAQLLSSLVADIPGVELMFPVQANGVFLQLSEPAIAALTAKGWRFYTFIGKGGARFMCAWDTEEERVRELAADIREVMNA; encoded by the coding sequence ATGACCGACAAGAGCCAACAATTCGCCAGTGACAACTATTCCGGCATCTGCCCGGAAGCCTGGGCCGCCATGGAACAAGCCAACCAGGGCCATCAACGCGCTTACGGCGATGATGAATGGACCCACCGCGCCGCCGACGGTTTCCGCAACTTGTTCGAAACCGACTGCGAAGTGTTCTTCGCCTTCAACGGTACGGCCGCCAACTCCCTGGCGCTGTCCTCGCTGTGCCAGAGCTACCATAGCGTGATTTGCTCGGAAACCGCCCACGTCGAAACCGACGAATGCGGCGCGCCGGAGTTTTTCTCCAACGGCTCCAAACTGCTCACCGCGCGCACCGAAAACGGCAAGCTGACCCCAGAGTCGATCCGCGAGATCGCCCTCAAGCGCCAGGACATACACTATCCAAAGCCGCGCGTGGTGACCCTGACCCAGGCCACCGAAGTCGGCAGCGTGTACACCCCGGAAGAAATCCGCGCCATCAGCGTCACCTGCAAGGAACTGGGGCTGAACCTGCACATGGACGGCGCGCGCTTCTCCAACGCCTGCGCATTCCTCGGCTGCTCGCCGGCCGACCTGACCTGGAAAGCCGGCGTGGATGTGCTGTGCTTTGGCGGCACCAAGAACGGCATGGCCGTGGGTGAGGCGATCCTGTTCTTCAACCACAAGCTGGCCGAAGACTTCGACTACCGCTGCAAACAGGCCGGGCAACTGGCCTCGAAGATGCGCTTCCTATCCGCACCGTGGGTAGGCCTGTTGGAAAACGACGCCTGGCTCAAACACGCCCGCCACGCCAACAGCTGCGCGCAATTGCTCAGCAGCCTGGTGGCGGATATTCCTGGCGTGGAGCTGATGTTCCCGGTGCAGGCCAACGGCGTGTTCCTGCAACTCTCGGAGCCGGCAATTGCCGCACTGACAGCCAAGGGCTGGCGGTTCTACACCTTCATCGGCAAGGGTGGCGCGCGCTTCATGTGTGCGTGGGATACCGAGGAAGAGCGCGTAAGAGAATTAGCCGCAGATATACGGGAAGTGATGAACGCTTAA
- a CDS encoding sarcosine oxidase subunit delta, protein MLHIFCPHCGELRSEEEFHASGQAHIPRPLDPNTCTDEQWGDYMFFRDNPRGLHHELWIHAAGCRQYFNATRDTLTYEILETYKIGTKPQFTAKAAGEKV, encoded by the coding sequence ATGTTGCATATCTTCTGTCCTCACTGTGGCGAACTGCGCTCCGAAGAGGAATTCCACGCGTCCGGCCAAGCGCACATCCCGCGCCCGCTGGACCCGAACACCTGCACGGACGAGCAGTGGGGCGACTACATGTTCTTCCGCGACAACCCCCGTGGCCTGCACCACGAGCTGTGGATTCACGCCGCTGGTTGCCGTCAGTACTTCAACGCCACCCGCGACACCCTGACCTACGAAATTCTTGAAACCTACAAGATCGGTACCAAGCCGCAATTCACCGCCAAGGCTGCTGGAGAGAAGGTATGA
- a CDS encoding TraX family protein → MHGTQTTPVRRVRDGALDLLKWLALLSMVLDHLRYVGLSLDGLYVPGRLAFPWFCLAIAANLHRVRKAPVTGQWRYLGWLLLFSVISEVPYRLFIEDADTLNVLPTLALGLLVVRGWQQKAVIDRGLALIALGVAAVFSTQLMFGFFGVLLPLALLLVFRRPWYFSVLPGLVCVAANQWQILLNSGSTVALTGLAACLIAPLAGLVLLRHAQNVSPPAMRRWAYVLYPLHFLLLLLVRQIIA, encoded by the coding sequence ATGCACGGTACTCAAACCACGCCTGTAAGACGCGTCCGTGATGGCGCCTTGGATCTGCTCAAGTGGCTGGCCCTGCTGAGCATGGTGCTGGATCACCTGCGTTATGTGGGCTTGAGTCTGGATGGTCTGTACGTGCCGGGGCGCCTGGCGTTCCCGTGGTTTTGCCTGGCGATTGCGGCGAACCTGCATCGGGTGCGAAAAGCCCCGGTAACCGGCCAATGGCGCTACCTGGGCTGGCTGCTGCTGTTCAGTGTGATCAGCGAAGTGCCGTATCGGCTGTTTATCGAGGATGCCGATACGTTGAACGTGTTGCCGACCTTGGCGCTGGGTCTGCTGGTTGTCCGAGGATGGCAGCAGAAGGCGGTTATTGATCGAGGATTGGCGCTGATCGCCCTCGGCGTAGCGGCGGTGTTTTCCACACAGCTCATGTTTGGTTTTTTTGGTGTATTGCTGCCGTTGGCGCTGCTGCTGGTGTTCCGTCGGCCATGGTATTTCAGCGTGTTGCCGGGGTTGGTCTGCGTGGCGGCGAATCAATGGCAGATTTTGCTCAACAGCGGCTCAACCGTGGCACTGACCGGGTTGGCCGCCTGCCTGATCGCGCCTTTGGCCGGCTTGGTCTTATTGCGACATGCTCAAAACGTCTCGCCGCCCGCCATGCGTCGCTGGGCGTATGTACTCTATCCCCTGCATTTCCTGCTGCTCCTACTCGTCCGTCAGATCATCGCCTAA
- the gbcB gene encoding glycine-betaine demethylase subunit GbcB: MSNSFLNPVTTQTWANGRHIVRCVKVIQETWDVRTFCFMADQPILFFFKPGQFVTLELEIEGQPIMRSYTISSSPSVPYSFSVTIKRVPGGKVSNWLHDTLHEGQELAVHGPVGLFNAIDFPSPKVLYLSGGVGITPVMSMARWFYDTNANVDMTFIHSARSPKDIIYHRELEHMASRIDNFSLHLICEKHGLGEPWAGYRGYLNHKMLELMVPDFLEREVFCCGPTPYMNAVKRLLEVAGFDMSRYHEESFGATPPEARADAVEQAEIAADAPEVDLADLHQVEFISSGKSIRVAPGETVHAAAAKLGLLIPKACGMGICGTCKVLKLGGEVEMDHNGGITEDDEAEGYILSCCSVPKGDVRIEF; the protein is encoded by the coding sequence CCAATGGTCGGCACATTGTCCGTTGCGTCAAAGTCATCCAGGAAACCTGGGACGTGCGCACCTTTTGCTTCATGGCCGACCAGCCGATCCTGTTCTTTTTCAAGCCGGGGCAATTCGTCACCCTGGAGCTGGAGATCGAAGGGCAGCCGATCATGCGCTCCTACACGATTTCCAGTTCACCGTCGGTGCCGTACAGCTTTTCGGTGACCATCAAGCGCGTGCCGGGCGGCAAGGTTTCCAACTGGTTGCACGATACCTTGCACGAGGGCCAGGAGCTGGCGGTGCACGGGCCGGTCGGGCTGTTCAATGCCATCGACTTCCCCAGCCCAAAAGTGCTGTACCTCAGCGGCGGCGTGGGGATTACGCCGGTGATGTCCATGGCGCGCTGGTTCTACGACACCAACGCCAATGTCGACATGACGTTTATCCACAGCGCCCGCTCGCCCAAAGACATCATCTACCACCGCGAGCTGGAGCACATGGCGTCGCGGATCGACAACTTCAGCCTGCACCTGATCTGTGAGAAGCATGGCCTGGGTGAACCCTGGGCCGGTTATCGCGGCTACTTGAACCACAAGATGCTGGAATTGATGGTGCCTGACTTCCTTGAGCGCGAAGTGTTTTGCTGCGGCCCTACGCCGTACATGAATGCCGTCAAGCGCCTGCTGGAAGTGGCCGGTTTCGACATGTCGCGGTACCACGAAGAATCCTTCGGCGCCACGCCGCCGGAAGCCCGTGCCGATGCGGTGGAACAGGCAGAAATCGCAGCGGATGCGCCGGAAGTCGATCTGGCGGACCTGCATCAAGTCGAATTTATCTCGTCCGGCAAAAGCATTCGTGTGGCCCCGGGTGAAACCGTGCACGCGGCGGCGGCCAAGCTTGGTTTGCTGATTCCCAAGGCGTGCGGCATGGGCATTTGCGGGACGTGCAAGGTGTTGAAGCTGGGCGGGGAAGTCGAGATGGACCACAACGGCGGGATTACCGAGGACGACGAGGCCGAGGGTTATATCTTGTCGTGCTGCAGTGTGCCAAAGGGTGATGTGCGGATTGAGTTTTGA
- the glyA gene encoding serine hydroxymethyltransferase, which translates to MFSKQDQIQGYDDALLAAMNAEEQRQEDHIELIASENYTSKRVMEAQGSGLTNKYAEGYPGKRYYGGCEHVDKVEALAIERAKQLFGADYANVQPHSGSSANSAVYLALLQAGDTILGMSLAHGGHLTHGAKVSSSGKLYNAVQYGINTDTGLIDYDEVERLAVEHQPKMVVAGFSAYSKTLDFPRFRAIADKVGALLFVDMAHVAGLVAAGLYPNPLPYADVVTTTTHKTLRGPRGGLILAKSNEEIEKKLNAAVFPGAQGGPLMHVIAGKAVCFKEAQEPGFKVYQQQVIDNAQAMASVFIKRGYDVVSGGTDNHLFLVSLIRQGLTGKEADAALGRAHITVNKNAVPNDPQSPFVTSGLRIGTPAVTTRGFKVAQCVELAGWICDILDNLGDADVEANVAKHVSALCADFPVYR; encoded by the coding sequence ATGTTCAGCAAACAAGACCAGATTCAGGGATATGACGACGCACTGCTGGCGGCCATGAATGCCGAGGAGCAGCGTCAGGAAGATCATATCGAGCTGATCGCGTCAGAGAACTACACCAGCAAGCGCGTGATGGAAGCCCAAGGCAGCGGCCTCACCAACAAATACGCCGAAGGCTACCCGGGCAAGCGCTACTACGGCGGCTGCGAGCACGTGGATAAGGTCGAGGCGCTGGCCATCGAACGCGCCAAGCAACTGTTCGGCGCCGATTACGCCAACGTGCAGCCACACTCCGGTTCCTCCGCCAACAGCGCCGTGTACCTGGCCCTGCTGCAAGCCGGCGACACCATCCTGGGCATGAGTCTGGCCCACGGCGGCCACCTGACCCACGGCGCCAAAGTGTCGTCTTCGGGCAAGCTGTACAACGCCGTACAGTACGGCATCAACACCGACACCGGCCTGATCGACTACGACGAAGTCGAGCGCCTGGCCGTGGAACACCAGCCGAAAATGGTCGTGGCCGGTTTTTCTGCCTACTCCAAGACCCTGGATTTCCCACGTTTCCGTGCGATCGCCGACAAGGTGGGCGCGCTGCTGTTCGTCGACATGGCCCACGTCGCCGGCCTGGTTGCCGCCGGCCTGTACCCGAACCCGCTGCCTTACGCCGATGTGGTCACCACCACCACCCACAAGACCCTGCGCGGTCCACGTGGCGGCCTGATCCTGGCCAAGTCCAACGAAGAAATTGAAAAGAAACTCAACGCAGCGGTATTCCCCGGCGCCCAGGGCGGCCCGCTGATGCACGTCATCGCCGGCAAGGCCGTGTGCTTCAAGGAAGCCCAGGAGCCTGGCTTCAAGGTCTACCAGCAACAGGTGATCGACAACGCCCAGGCCATGGCCAGCGTGTTTATCAAGCGCGGCTACGATGTAGTGTCCGGCGGCACTGATAACCACCTGTTCCTGGTCAGCCTGATCCGTCAGGGCCTCACCGGCAAAGAGGCGGACGCCGCCCTCGGTCGCGCCCACATCACCGTCAACAAGAACGCTGTGCCGAATGACCCGCAGTCGCCGTTCGTGACCTCGGGCCTGCGCATCGGCACCCCGGCGGTGACCACGCGTGGTTTCAAAGTGGCGCAGTGCGTCGAGTTGGCCGGCTGGATCTGCGACATCCTCGACAACCTCGGCGATGCCGACGTCGAGGCCAACGTGGCCAAACACGTATCTGCCCTGTGCGCTGATTTCCCGGTTTATCGCTGA
- a CDS encoding sarcosine oxidase subunit beta, producing MQRYSGFGLFKHSLSHHENWQKMWRTPTPKKVYDVVIVGGGGHGLATAYYLAKEHGITNVAVVEKGWLGGGNTARNTTIVRSNYLWDESAHLYEHAMKLWEGLSQDLNYNVMFSQRGVYNLCHTLQDIRDSERRVSANRLNGVDGELLNAKQVADEIPYLDCSKNTRYPVLGATVQRRGGVARHDAVAWGFARAADALGVDLIQQTEVIGFRKENGVCIGVETNKGFIGAKRVGVVTAGNSGHMASLAGFRLPIESHPLQALVSEPIKPIIDSVIMSNAVHGYISQSDKGDLVIGAGIDGYNGYGQRGSYPVIEHTIQAIVEMFPVLSRVRMNRQWGGIVDTTPDACPIISKTPVPNMFFNCGWGTGGFKATPGSGNVFAASLAKGEMHPLAAPFSIDRFHNGALIDEHGAAAVAH from the coding sequence ATGCAACGCTACTCGGGCTTCGGCCTCTTCAAGCACTCCCTCAGCCATCACGAAAACTGGCAGAAGATGTGGCGCACGCCGACCCCGAAAAAGGTCTACGACGTGGTCATCGTCGGCGGCGGCGGGCATGGTCTGGCGACCGCTTACTACCTGGCCAAGGAGCACGGCATCACCAACGTGGCCGTGGTCGAGAAGGGCTGGCTGGGCGGCGGTAACACCGCGCGCAACACCACCATCGTGCGTTCCAACTACCTGTGGGATGAGTCGGCGCACCTGTATGAACACGCGATGAAACTGTGGGAAGGCCTGTCCCAGGACCTCAACTACAACGTGATGTTCTCCCAGCGTGGCGTCTACAACCTGTGCCACACCCTGCAAGACATCCGTGATTCTGAACGCCGTGTGAGCGCCAACCGCCTCAACGGCGTGGACGGCGAACTGCTCAACGCCAAACAGGTTGCGGACGAGATCCCGTACCTGGATTGCTCGAAAAACACCCGCTACCCGGTACTCGGTGCCACCGTGCAACGGCGTGGCGGCGTGGCCCGTCACGATGCCGTAGCCTGGGGTTTCGCCCGCGCGGCTGACGCCCTCGGCGTGGACTTGATCCAGCAGACCGAAGTGATCGGCTTCCGCAAGGAAAACGGCGTGTGCATCGGTGTTGAAACCAACAAGGGCTTTATCGGCGCCAAGCGCGTCGGTGTGGTGACTGCCGGTAACTCGGGGCACATGGCCTCGCTGGCGGGCTTTCGCCTGCCGATCGAATCCCACCCGCTGCAAGCGTTGGTGTCGGAGCCGATCAAGCCGATTATCGACAGCGTGATCATGTCCAACGCCGTGCACGGTTACATCAGCCAGTCCGACAAGGGCGACCTGGTGATCGGCGCCGGTATCGACGGTTACAACGGCTACGGCCAGCGCGGCTCGTACCCGGTGATCGAACACACCATCCAGGCCATCGTCGAGATGTTCCCGGTGCTGTCGCGCGTGCGCATGAACCGTCAGTGGGGCGGCATCGTCGACACCACGCCGGATGCGTGCCCGATCATCTCCAAGACCCCGGTACCGAACATGTTCTTCAACTGCGGTTGGGGCACCGGTGGCTTCAAGGCCACCCCAGGCTCAGGCAACGTGTTTGCCGCCAGCCTGGCCAAGGGTGAAATGCACCCATTGGCCGCGCCATTCTCCATCGACCGTTTCCACAACGGTGCACTCATCGACGAACACGGCGCTGCAGCCGTCGCCCACTAA